The DNA sequence CTCTTACCAGACTTTTTCAGTATGTAGTGTTCTgttaaagcacaaaacaaaactaGAACAGAAACCAAGCAGCCAAACAGCGTTGTCTCTTGCTTCTTTGCTGAGAAGGGATCAGTATGTTATTCTGAATTTGTTCAAACGTAGatgttttagtgtttttttttttttttaactgctgcatGGGCATCTTCAGATTTCCATTCCCTCTGCATGTTTTCACTCAGCTATTTGCTTTAAGTACCACATTCTTTTCCCCAATTGTTCCTTTCTGCCAACAAAACCATGCTCACACAGCCACTGGAAAGTGAATGTTTTTTTACTTCTTCATATGGCATAATTTCTACCCTGGGTGCTAATTCAGGAGAAGGATAATTTCAAGGAATGATCTGAAGTGGTCAGGTTACTGGATTTTAATCGGTTGCTGCCTGTCAGCTTAACAATAGTAGTTGATAGTGAATGAACCGTTATTTGTCCTACCCCAATTGCATGGATAAAACCTGTTTGATTAAAACACCCTAACTGACATTTAAATTGATGTGCTTTGTCTGGCAATTGGGATGATCATTTAGTTAGTTACTGTAATTCAGCCAACAGACAGAAATCCAATAAGATGTGGTACCTTAAGGTTGGATTGTATGCCATGCAGTCTGGTCAAAGCCTGTGGCTGCAGGACTAAGAAATAGaaatcccccttcctcccccctccccccccccctttttttagactgaatacataaaattatttaaaaaaattcaaccttactcctctgcttttctctccttcccaaaTACAATTTTCAGTGTTACCTACCACATAAGCCTTGTTTTAGGAAAACAttgcattttctttcagataCGATGAAGATTATTCACCAAGCTCACAAGTCTAAGGTATGGTTATTATCTGTATTCTTCCTGTTTTATGTGCATTAATGCAGGCAGATCTCTGCGCTGTAAAACAATTCTGGAGAAGAGACCGTGAACCCTATTCTTATCTTTCTGTTCTGGCTCTTTAATTTGTAGACCAATGAACTTGTAGTGGGTCTGGAAGATGATGACAAACtcattttgaaagaagaaagcacaCTGAAAGCAGCTGGAGTAGGTAGGAGTACATTTGTATTGACTGAAGGCGCTGTTCATTGCAGTTGTCATTAAACTGATAACTGGTTGATTATGTTTGGATAGCCTGCTGAAAAGTAAATGCTATTCCTGATGCTCTTTACACTACCTGATAATTATTCAGGGAGAAAGGGGGGATAATGTACATTCAGATCATTGGACTGAGGGCAGCAGGTATCTGCACTCCAAATGTGCAGAATGCAAATTGTGATTTTTAGAAGGTGTGCTTATTATTCTGCTGAGAGTAATTTTAAATGATTGACAGATAGGTTATTAGCACCAAGTCCGCTTAGTCTTATAAGTAACATTTAGACTGATGTTTTGGTAAGAAATGTAAGTAGTGGAACCagcatgaaataatgaaataagatTAGATTTGTTTAACATGCAACATACTGTGCCTGACAGTCGGATTGCTCGGGAAAGCTCAAGTAGTATCATTTAGAGAATGTGCTGAACATAGCATAGAGTTGAAACTTGACCTGATTTCTCACATTTTGACAGTGGAATGCATATAAGGCATGTCTTTTGGTAATAATGTAAAGAAATGTCTGTCACGCTAAAATTGATGGTTCCTGGATGTCCTTTGAGCTCCCTCATAAACGTGGCTGAATGACTTTGTGGCAGCAGGGTACTTCAGGGACGCAGCTATGTTCTGCCGTGGTATGGGCACTTACTCATTTGAGTTTGCTTTGCCTTGCTGTAACACACAACTATCTGCACACTAAAGTGCAGGGGTGTCACGAAGAAAGCTCCCTCCTGTTCTTGCTGCCCTCTGATTTTCCCCCCCAGCCAGTgaatggtttttcttttttgtaggttCTTTAGCTCTTCTGTTTCACCCAGCCTAACATGTTCCAAGTAGTGGAGCTTCTACCATTGGTCAGGTGGACTACTTAACTCTACTTAACTACTTAACTTTTGCGCACTCGTATAATATGACTAATAGTTATTCTCTGGCTTTTCCTACTAAACCACGCCTTttcatctggaagaaaaatagtTCCTTAGGAAGGACGATTGCTCGCCGTCAAGTCACATGGATTTGTAATTTAGTTGGCAAAAGATTCATTTAAGCATGATTCTTATCTGCCTAAGATTTAAGAGGCAACACAGTTTAGGGAAGGGCCTGATGACAGTGCCAAATGTTGAATTAGAGTTTGGTATTGTCCAGGGCTGCCCTCATTCAAAAAAGTATTGCTAAGTGTTTGTATATATTATCCATCTGCTAAACTAGGTTTGTAGCTCCAGCAGTGAAAGAGTTGAATGCAATCTCAGGAAAGGCATCTAAATATTAGAGTAAATATTACTGTGAAAGCAAATTGGAATAAACTAGATTGTTCTGTTTCTCTGTACAAAGAGAGAGGTGGCTTAATCAgggaagaaaacaatttaaagcggttctttactttttcaaaataacagCAGTCAGTCACTGCTATGTGGTTGGCAtttatcacagaaaagaaaaactcgtACTTTGAAAAATGCAGCATGCCATTATACTGTTTTGAATTTTGCTATGTTCCAGGATATCTTGATATGAAAATTAGCTAATTTAGGAAAGGAGTCTTTGTAGGAGAGTCTCTGAAAAGTCCTCCTTTTCCTTCAAGAACTGGAAAATAATAAACCGAGGAAGTGAAGCATGAGACTGTGCACTGTTAGTCCTCATTTTGtgtgttttcatttaaatcagtAAGATTTGAAATcttccactgacttttttttttttaatatctagacAAGATTTACTAGAATATAGCAGAAAATTGCCTCTAGAAAATCTGAGAAATTCTGAGACAggcagaacattttttttctaagcgGCAGCTGATTGCTTTGGCACTTCAGAGTTGAGCTTGAGAGTTATAAATTAGGAGGACATTGGATAAGTATCCTCAGGAAAGTCTCTGTGGTAGTGATTATTACAGCTATTACCTAGTCAACAGAAGTTAGTGCTTGCCTGTATTTAGAACAGGATGTATGTTAATAAAGTGTTCAGCATTCACTGCAAACAGTCTTGTCTGTTTTCTAGTTAAGATTTGAGATtctccttctactttttttttaagcagactgGCAGACTTTATTAACTtcaggtttaatttaaaaaacgaATGTGAATCTTATTGGCTCAGCACCTTAAAGAATTCCATGTTTAATAATTGTGAAGGCTTTCCATCAGATTTGTCTCTGTTCTGAATTAGTAATGTTGCTGACTTATTGTTTTGGAAGAGGAAGTCCTTGACCTACTGGGTTGAAAGAATTGTAACTGCTCTGAACCTTTGTGGGTCCTTTAGCTCTGCCATATCCCCTGTGAATAATTAGAGGTATTTGAAGGTATTGCTGGAGAAGCCAATTTGTGTCTTTCACTTTGCATATTGTTGAAGCCTCATGAATTAATCATCAGCAGGGCAAAAAATTAACTTCTTCAGACACATATTTTGATGGGTCATGAGGGAGAATGTAAAGTGATCGGTAAAATATTCTACTGATCCTCTAAGTATTAAATTATTATACCTACAGGCTAATTTCATGGAAAAGattgtttcttttcccctttcctaacAGAAAGATgggcaaaaaagagagaaaacgatgcttcattatttttctagCATTCTAAGGCGTACAAATGTTGTCACTTAATTTGCTGAATGCTTATACAAACAATTCTGCAGTCTTTGTGTTAAACAAATCTTGAGGGGTCTTGTGTATGTATTTACTTCTATATGTTAAGGTTCTCCTTCCTCTAATGAGGTTAAACTACATCTTTAGTACTAGAGTCTTTACAAAAAAGTGATTTGTAATTACCTTTGGCCAAAAAGTCACCAATTCCGTTCTAAGAGTCTAACTATTTGGctgttgggtgggttttttactggtgtgctaaatattttatttttttttaatctgttctagCAAATGAAACTGAATTAGCATTCTTCTGTGAGGAAGATTACAGAAACTACAAAGCTAATCCTGTTTCGGCCTGGTGAAGATCCCACgagattgttttgttttcccctaccTGTTGTAAATTCTCCTTATTCTgcttaatgagattttttttaaagatcaataAATCCTAGAGGATTGCTTTACAAACATTGCAATTCCCTTCCTATGGAAATTAATTTCTGTCAGGATGCTAAGACTGAGCGAAGGAAAACTGGGGGAcataaatgcaatttcttttcccctctcacatttctttttcctttgcttgccTCTTAAAACGTAGGTGTTGTAGATCGTTTGATCTCTGACCTGTGACATACGTTCTCGGTGTGATCCTACAGCAGACATTAACTGCATATGGAGATTATACAATGCAGAGCAAAATCTCATCACAGCAGTATCTTCTTCTAATGAAAATGGAAACTTTTAATGACCGGATCACTGGGTATTTTAGAGAGCTTGACAAGAGAATCTCTATGTTTCAAGTAATAGCTTTTGTGCACTCATTTTATGTTTAGTGTCTTTTGTTTAAATGGTGCAGACTGACtattgtttcatatttttctctGGTGAATGGTTTTCTTTTTACTCTCTTCCAGCCCTCTTTAGCACACTGAAACAGACAAATAACTGTTCAGAGGCTTTTGTCTTCAAGGACCAGCCTGCTTGTTTCTTGCATTATTTCAGTGAAACACCTTCATGTAAGACGTAGCAAGCTGAGTTCTTGCAGGACGTCGGTATGTACAAGTAGGAATTGGGCATTTTTCCCAAACAGAGTAAAAGCTCATGGTTTCAGTTTTAAGAATAAAACCTGAGTGATTGCGTTTTTGTGAGGAGGGACTCAGTCTGTGAGCCTGATGCCTTCAAGGCTGGGATTGATTCCTTCCTGCTTTTCCTAAAGCTGAGTACTCTGTTGCTAAATGTTAGTTTGTAATTCCAAGCTTTCCTGCTATGTTAACCATATCAAGAATAATAATAAACGAATAATCATGTATCCGGTAAAGTGCCTTTCGGTAGACGCTCATGAAGCTGCATTTTAGGGGTTGCCAAGATGGGTCACTGTGCCTCTGTTCACTCAAATAGTGATACTGCCTCTCTTTTTAGCAGGCTTTTAGGGCATGGGCTCAGCTCAGACATGAGACCTGGTGTGCTTTAGAGCCAcacctctgccctcagctttGGTTGACAGCTGACAACAGCATTTCCACTAGAAACTCTCCGGAGAAATAAGCTTACCATTTGCTAGGGCTTTGACTATTTTAATGGATCTGTGATAGTGAAAGCAGATGTGTGATTTCCAAAGTTTCTAAATAAAAGTTCTCTTTATTTTAGATGTAGGGCCAAGTAAACCTTTATGTATTGTTCCTGTAtcatttttaaatccttcttGACAACTCTCTGGTTTAGGCTGGAGTCCTTTCAGGTGCCTGGTGTTACTCACCAACAGCTTTGCTTCAAATGGAGTTTTATTCTCTTGTGAAGGTTGTCCAGCACTTTATCTGCAATGGAAAGGGCGATTGTATCCTCATCTTGTAATGAGGAGTCCTGTATCAATGAAGACCCTGGTGTTCTCGTGGGTCTTAGATGTGGATATGCATCTTCTGATGGATTTTGTTGGAAGGATTTAATGTTTCCCTCCTCTTTCTGTCCGTGTCTCCTTTCTGTTACTGGTACCTGCTCCTCAAACAGGTGCACATGTCTCAGCTACCTTATTACAGTCTGTCATATTTGCCAGATTAGTCTGGCTAGTGTGAGTTTGAAGATGAGTTTGTACTCATCTTCACAAACAATTTAAGCTAATGCATTGCACTCCAGATGATACCAGCTTTGTTCTGCCGTTTACTGTAACGAAGACAACTTTGCAGGAAATAGATGGCATACTGGAAAAATCAGTTTCTCAGGCTGCCCTACCAAGGCATCTAGATGTTTGTCAGCACACTCAAGCTTTCGGGCTGAGCAATGATTGTTATCATTTTCCTTCTATTCTGGGGATTTTGATCTGATTTCCAGCCATTTCAGAAAGACTTGGGTTGTTCCTGTGATCCATTTTCTCTAGTGCATTTGTGCTTAAATGAGTCATCAAGGTTTAACCAGCGTCCTTCCTGGACTAGTATAGTTACAAAAGTTCAGTGTGACACTGAATGCATCAATTTTGTAGCATCAAGAAGAAAgctataaaagtttttttttaatgcaaatatccAAAAATAATGTGTCATCCTGGACTAGCCTCCCTTTCTGAGGGAAGGGTTAAACTACTGCTTGTGAACTCTCTTCACTGTGTCCGTGGCACTTCACTGGCTCTTTTCTGCAGCAGCACAGTAGAGCCTTTTGTAATGCTCTCAGTGACGCTGCTTGGAAACTGgattttttctgaagtgtttttctaCTGTGCTTTTTTTAATTGGAGTTTTAGTAACACTTCTttcaaaaaacccaccaaacaagcaaaaaccccCTGTAGATAATCACTGAGAACTTGCTAAAACAGATGCTGTTCCAACATTTTTCAGTGGGATATGGTATAGGAATATGGGAATGTGTAGCCTTGTGTCAAAGTAGATTTGATTCCAGAATCATTGAGTACTGAATGAGATCTGTGAATGCTGACTAATGAATTAGTAAATGCTGAAGACTGAGCTGTCTTTGCCCATGTCTTCATGAAATCCCCCTTCTATTAAAGGAAACCACCGCCACAGTTGGTATCATGGTTTGTGATCCTGGCAGAACTGAATTCAGTCATGAACTGAATTGGTTCACAATTACTGTTAATTTAAGGTGACTTCTCCATAAtgtgcagtggtaagttgtacagCTTTGCTAGTCTTAGTCATTGTGGGGTTAATGAGGATTCATCTTTCAGTATGATCTCCTTGGAGTCTTTcactagcagtttttttttttttccccctctaacaGAAAGAGCAGGTTTTTCCTCTAATGCCCTTTATGTCCTCCAGGGTGCATGCTGAAATAAGAACTGACTTCTCCTGGGTTATAGCAGTGTAGCAGGGAAAGGTGATTCAATTGGGAGGGGGGAGCTGGGGTGTTtcttggagaaagaaaatgatttcagaGAGACTGGAGTTGCAGTTAGGGAAGTGGAAGAATAGCTACTAGACATGAGAGGAAACTGGGAGAAGAATTACcttgagagggaaggagaggtaagtctaaataaacacagaaaatctTCAATATACATCACTCTTGATACAGAATTACCTGAGTGGTGCTGCTTTTTATATCTCTAAAGGTATGAAAATGGTACAGTTTACCTCATTTGTGAATTTTAATCAGCTTTGGTGTTGAAGTTGCAAACTACTGGAATAGGCACCTTGATTCTTCTGGCTCTGACACATTTAGATTTCTTCATGCAAAtccttttgtgtgtttttctatCCAGAGGTAGTTGTACTGCCTCTTGAAGAGGCAAGAGCTAAGAAAGTGGCTGACACAGTTAGCTTAGCGAGTTAAATGCTGCCAGTTACTGGTGGCATAGAGGCGTCCTCAAAGATCTGATATGCACCACCGTTACAGCTGGGGAGCTGCATTATCTGATGCAAACATGCTGGCTTAGAAGCGATCCAGGGAGAAGACGCAAGCTGTGATGTTTCTCTTTCACTCTAGGAGCATAGAGGACATCCCCTGACAGACGgttcacttaaaaaataaacttgcaGGTCATAGTTAGTCCAGCAGTTACCACAGCAGTTACAGGACCTCTGCAGATCTTGTTCTTGCAAACTTACAGCCACAGAAATCCTGAATGTCCCCAGATCAAAAGTAAGAAAATAGAATATGTGATACTTGTTTTTGGGCTCGCGTGGCTGAGACGATCCTGGCTTCAGAGTCTATGGCAGCGACCTGGAGGCTTTACGAACGCTTGAAGTAAACGTGCACTTGTGCTTATTGAACAGTTTGGACTGAGCTCAGTCCTGCTGGCTGGCACCAGATGGCTTTCTTTTTGTAGTACCACTTGGCACAGATTTGCAAATGATTAGTGAATCTAGCAAAGATGGCCTGTAGACAATTTTGCCGTTCTTCCTATTATCAGCACACTGACTCTTTCCTACTATTCACTTTATTATTGAGTGAGAGGGGCAACTTGTCAAGGCCTTTTGTTTTGATGATACAGACACACCTCTATGTTTTCTCTGCCGCTTCCCTTCTTGCTGCCAGCTCTTCTGATTTCCAGTGTGTTTGTACTTCCTCTGTTAGGCAGTAGCAGCATTTCCTGTGACagtgaatttggggggggggtgttttttttttcagttcatgaaGGAATATCCTTTGAAATAAAGAAGAATCCTCTTCTACAGTGCAGCTAATTGTGCACAGCAGAGGATCCTTTGCTGCTTTACTGAAAGACTTACATAGGATAGCACTGTCCACTGTCAGCTGAAAAGGAAAGTTTTCATCATGAGCTTTGTATcttggaaggaaagaggagagaggttACATGGGGAATGCAACGAAAACCAAGACCTGTTGCCATAAACTatctttgcctgcagagaaagCCACCAGATGTCAGCACAGCCTGTTCTTTCATTCTCCAGAGCCTGTGTAAGCCAAGAAACACTTAGTGTTTAGGAAGGGTGCTTATCTGTGAATTAGTTGAACTTACAAAGCCTGTGCTAGGACTCCAGGGATGAAAGCAGATGCTCTCCTAgcagaaagtgtttctttttatgtTGAAATCAAAAAGCGGCAAATTGAACTGGTATCAGTGCTTAAATTCCTCTTGTTAGAGGGCATCCTTTGCAGAGCCTGTTCCAGCGTATCTAAATCTTTGCATGCCTTGAGGAAGCATTTGCAGAACGTTCATTTGAAGAATTGTCTGGAAAAGAGCAGCGTTAATTTGCTGAGGTTTCGTaaagtatacttttttttaaacacaagaaaaaccACCCAGAACAGACAGACATGCAAAGCAGAGCAGTAAATCTTCAGCAACACAGCTTAAACACACAACAGATGTCTTCCATGCTTCTGACCCTAAGCTCCTACTATTTCTTCCTTGTAGTGCAAGAGCAGAGGAGAACCTGGCACTGTGTTCTCAGGGCCATGCTTTCTGAGCTGTGATGGAATATGAGTTTTAGAGCTTAGAAACCCTAGCACTGTGCATAGCGTTATGCTTTGAATGATGGAAGTGTGCATAGATCCTGCCTGGTTAAAAGGGTACATTTGAACTGTTGCATGGGGAGAAAGTGTGCCTGAGCTTTCTGCTGAGATTCCTATTGCTTTTCTTGCAGCAGCTTGCAGATGCCAGAAAGACTGTGGAGGAGATTAAAGTAAGTGAGGGGTAGAGTGTGGGTGACCTACATTCTTACTTCCTCCTGTTTTGGGTTTCTTCTTCTATTGTTTTTTTCTGGCCTCATAGTGCTGCTGTAATCCTCAGGGGTTGCCACAGCTTGCTGCTCCTGAGAACAGCTCATTGCTTCCAAATTATCAGTGTAACCTTCAGCAACCACACACGTTCTGGAGCTGATGCATAGGAGATTGCAGTTGTGCTGTCCTTGTTAGCAGAAGAGGAC is a window from the Struthio camelus isolate bStrCam1 chromosome 6, bStrCam1.hap1, whole genome shotgun sequence genome containing:
- the C6H2orf76 gene encoding UPF0538 protein C2orf76 homolog isoform X2, with the translated sequence MSTESSTITVRLVRSFEHRNFRPVVYHGVNLDQTVKQFITFVQKDVPSRTGLPPPFKNYKYDTMKIIHQAHKSKTNELVVGLEDDDKLILKEESTLKAAGVANETELAFFCEEDYRNYKANPVSAW
- the C6H2orf76 gene encoding UPF0538 protein C2orf76 homolog isoform X1, which gives rise to MSTESSTITVRLVRSFEHRNFRPVVYHGVNLDQTVKQFITFVQKDVPSRTGLPPPFKNYKYDTMKIIHQAHKSKTNELVVGLEDDDKLILKEESTLKAAGVGLFIWKKNSSLGRTIARRQVTWICNLVGKRFI